CAGGCGCCGTGGCCTCCTTCGTCTATACAGTGGAAAAGCCCGACGGGACAAAAGAAGACCGCACCTTCACCTCTTCATATCGTCCGTTGCCAACCATTTGTTTGGTCGGTGTGGAAAAAACCGACATACCTCCCCTTTCCCCCTACATCACTCCAGAAGTCATCCCCACAGAATGAGTTATCCCCTTCCCACCAAAAAAGGAACCGCGTAGGATGCAAGTGGACTTGCGGCGCGATTGGCCTCGGTCAAACGCGCACGAAAGTTTTTCAAACAAAAACAAAAAACCGTTTCTCGCGGGAAGCTGCAGGCAAGAAGATTCATCATGTGGAAGAATCGAGCCGAGGCCTGATTTTTCCATAGATCAATCCCCATGCTTGTCGTGCCTGCAGTTTCCCAAGAGAAACAGCAAAGGAGGAGCGAAATCGCTCCTCCCTTTGTTTTTGTTTGAATGAACAAGGCATGCTAACACGCCCGGCACTCTGTGTCAATAGCCCCTACTTCGCACGAATGACTTTATCAATAATGCCGTAGCGAAGAGCTTCGGCGGGGTCCATAAAGTTGTCGCGGTCTGTATCCTTATCGACCTGCGTTTTGGACTGCCCCGTGTGCTTGGCAAGAATCATGGAAAGATTGTCCTTCACCTTCAAAATGCGCTCCGCATGAATCTTAATGTCTGTCGCCTGCCCTTGCATACCACCGAGCACTTGGTGAATCATAATCTCGGCGTTTGGAAGAGCGAAGCGTTTGCCCGCGGCACCTGCCGAAAGAAGTACCGCGCCCATCGAAGCGGCGAGTCCCACGCAGATCGTCGAGACATCCGGCTTCACGTATTGCATCGCGTCATAAATTGCGAGGCCAGATGTCACAGAACCCCCCGGAGAATTGATATAGATCTTGATGTCCTTTTCTTTATCCTGACTTTCCAGGAATAACAGCTGTGCGATCACCGTATTCGCGACATCATCATCAATCGCCGTTCCAAGAAAGATGATACGGTCAATGAGGAGGCGCGAATAAATATCGTACGCGCGTTCCCCAAGATGCGTTTTTTCAATGACGGTAGGAATGAGAAATTGGTTGGTTGGCATAGTGGGGGAAGTATAGCAAACGTTCGGGTGTGACGGGTAGCGATTTAGAAATACGAAATGAGGGGGACGTGATTACCGGCGGCATCCACAAGAAACATATCTTCGCCCTCTTGTGCCACCGAAGCCCCCGCAACACTGAAGCCGGCAGCCTTTATATGCCCGCCTCCGCCGTGACGACTGGCGATCTCCGCCACATTGCGGGTCGTGCCACGCAGACTCGCTTTTACGCTCCCGTCTTGCTTTTCCACGAGTACGCAAATCATGGGCGCCCCGTGAACAAGGCTCGTCAAAAAATTAGCGAGAGACGACGTATCCAAGTCGAGATCCTCATCTTTGGGAACGTCCTCGCGCTTGAGGTACGTCACCACCGTGCCGTCGGGAAGTTTCTGCAAACGCTCCATACACGTCCCCCACACACGAAGAAGCGAGACGGGTTTATTAGCGTACATGGCGCGCACGACGTCGTGTACACGCGCACCTAGCCGTCCAAGTTCCGCTGCCGCCTCCAGACACACGACGTTCGTCGCATCGTTGCTGAAAAAAGTGGTGTCCGTGCAAATTGCCGTGAGCAAACACGTCGCGGATTCGTGTGAGAGAGCAACACGGTTCTTTTTGAGAAACTGCCATACAACCTCCCCCGTAGAGGAAGCCTCGGGTATGAGTAAATTGAGATCGCCGTAGCGCGGATTCGTTACGTGATGGTCGAAAGAGATAAGGAACGGGTGATGCGGGACATGGGAACGGAACTCCACAACGTGGTCCCCATCGGCACAATCAAAGGAGAGGATAAGGTCAATCGTCGAGTCGTGCAGCGCGACTGTATCAAAAGTGATTTCCCGGATACCTGGAAGAAAATTGAAAGCTTCAGAAATCGGCATAGGAGAAATATGCGTCACCCGTTTATGAAGCCTCCGAAGAACCTGGGCCACGGCAAGCGAGGAGCCCATCGTGTCCCCATCGATGCGCACATCGTTAACGATCAAGACGTGCTTGGCCGCCTGTATACGCTCCCATGCCTGTTGTGCGCGCCGTTCGTCCATAAGGGGGATAGGGTACGTTTTCCTGCCGTCCTCGTCAACCCTCGTTGGGCATTTCGTGTAAGACAAGGGTTGACGAAATAAGGGAAAAATGACACGCTGGCGCGTCATGCTAGGTTCCTAGCCGCTGACCAGCCCAGCGCCTGCTGGGGGGAGGTCTTTCGTGGTCCACATCAACCTGACACCGGAAAGGGTCACGTTCATGAACGAAGAACTTCGTAGCCTCAAGCAAAGAATCCTCGTTCTCGCTGTCCTTGGTCTCGGTCTCGGCATCCTTCTCATCGGCTTCATCTGGAAGACGCGCGCGGACGAGGACGCCATCGTGGCAGAGCTCGGCTGGCGCACGGGACCCATCAGCACGTTCCCGCGGGCAGCGGGCGGCGACATCGTCTCCCTTCAGTCCCAGATCATAGCCCTCGCAGACCGGACAGCGGAGCTCGAGAAGCGCCACGCCCTTACGACCGACCAAGCCGATGTCTTGAGCCACATCCCCGCGGGTAGGCTCCACCAGCTCGAAGGGATCCTCAAGAGCTACGAAGA
This genomic stretch from Candidatus Uhrbacteria bacterium harbors:
- a CDS encoding DHH family phosphoesterase is translated as MDERRAQQAWERIQAAKHVLIVNDVRIDGDTMGSSLAVAQVLRRLHKRVTHISPMPISEAFNFLPGIREITFDTVALHDSTIDLILSFDCADGDHVVEFRSHVPHHPFLISFDHHVTNPRYGDLNLLIPEASSTGEVVWQFLKKNRVALSHESATCLLTAICTDTTFFSNDATNVVCLEAAAELGRLGARVHDVVRAMYANKPVSLLRVWGTCMERLQKLPDGTVVTYLKREDVPKDEDLDLDTSSLANFLTSLVHGAPMICVLVEKQDGSVKASLRGTTRNVAEIASRHGGGGHIKAAGFSVAGASVAQEGEDMFLVDAAGNHVPLISYF
- the clpP gene encoding ATP-dependent Clp endopeptidase proteolytic subunit ClpP yields the protein MPTNQFLIPTVIEKTHLGERAYDIYSRLLIDRIIFLGTAIDDDVANTVIAQLLFLESQDKEKDIKIYINSPGGSVTSGLAIYDAMQYVKPDVSTICVGLAASMGAVLLSAGAAGKRFALPNAEIMIHQVLGGMQGQATDIKIHAERILKVKDNLSMILAKHTGQSKTQVDKDTDRDNFMDPAEALRYGIIDKVIRAK